Below is a genomic region from Xylophilus sp. GW821-FHT01B05.
AACTGTCAGCCCACCCGCAGCCCACCTACCTCAGCATCGACAAGGACGCCTTCGCGCCCGACGTGGTCCGCACCAACTGGGACCAGGGGCAGTTGCGCGAGGACCATGCCGATGCTGTCATCACTTCGCTGCGGGGGCATATCGTGGGCAGTGATGTCACTGGGGATGTGTCTTCTTACCGCTACCGCAGTGCGTGGAAGCGCTGGCTTAGTGCGGGGGATGGGCAGGAGACGGAGATTCCGGTTGCGCAGTTGCTTGAGTGGCAGGCGGGGCAGGGGCTGTTCAATCAGCGCTTGCTGTCGCGGCTGGGCCGTGACTGATTGATAGACCCGTCGTTTTGCTGACGGCGGGTGCCGGGTCTCGGCCCGGCGGCCGACCTACTCTTCTTTGCTTCGCCAAAGAAGAGTAGGCAGAAGAAAGGCGAGCCGGAGTCAGGGCCCCTTCGGGGTTCCCTGCGCTGCTCGCGCCGGGCGGGGTATCGCCCAAACTCGCTTCGCTCAAACAAGGGCGATCCCTGATCCGCCCGTCGCTGTGCTGCTCGGCCCTGCCAACGGCGCAGGCGGACAGCCGAAAGCCAAACAGCCAACATCCAATACCGGGCCGAGCGTAGCGATGGCCCGACTGGCAGTCCTGGGGTCCCCTCTGTGGCGTCGAGGAGCGGAGGAGTCGGCAGGTTGCCGCGCGTAGCGCGGATGGCGAGGACTGTTTGAGCGAAGCGAGTTCCGCAGCCACCTGCCGACTCTGAGCACCGCAGAGCAGTCCGCGTAGCGGACCGCCACAGCGGGGTCGCCCTTTCTTTGGTGACTTTCTTTCGGCGACGCGAAAGAAAGTTACTCGCCCGCCGGGGCGAACTCCCGGCACCCGCCGCCGGCGAAGGTAACCAAGCCCAGGAAATCTAAACGGCCATGAAAAAGCAAAACCCCACCTCCCATCATTGCCATCACTCCAAAACATAGCAAAGGCTATATATTCCAAAGAAATCCAGCGCCAACAGCGGCCAGGACACAACGGGAGGAATGCATGCAGGATGAAGCCGGCGTCGCAGCACGCCAGGATGGGGGGACGATCAAGAAGCACAGCCCGTGGTGGCGCCCCTGGCTGCAGTCGCTGGCGGTACCCCCGCTGGCGCTGGCCGCGCCCCTGCTGCAAGCACAGCCGCAGCCGGAAGTGGACGAGACCCGCTCGCTGCGCGCCGTAACGGTCGAGAGTCGCAGCAACCAGGCCGGCATGCGGCAAGGTGCGCTGCGCGACGAGATCGTGCGCACCGAATCCATCAGCGCGCGCGCCATCGAGCGCTCCGGCGCCACCAATATCAACGAGGCCGTAGACAAGAACCCCGGCATCTCGGTGCAGGTCGAATGCTCGATCTGCAATGTGCGCAACGTGCTGCTCAACAACCTGCCGGGGCGCTACACCACGCTGCTGATCGACGGCATTCCGATCTATTCGTCAGTGTCTTCGGCCTATGGGCTGGACAGCGTCAGCGTCTATGGCCTGGAGCGCATCGACGTGGCGCGCGGCGCCGGTGCCAGCCTGATCGCGCCTGAGGCGCTGGCCGGTACCGTCAACATCGTGACCAAGCGCCCGACCTTGCCCGAGGCGCAACTGCGCACGCAGGCCGGCAGCTATGGCTCGCGCCAGGGCGATGTCTATCTGGCCAAGCCGCTGGACGGCGGCGCGTTTACCGCATCGCTGCACTACAACCGGCACGACGCGGTGGATGGCAACGGCGACGGCATCAGCGAATACACCGGCTACGACCGCCGCATCGCCGGCCTGGGCTGGTTCGTGGATGACGCGGGTGGCTTCAAGCTGCGCGGCCGGCTGGATCTGGTGGACGAGAAACGCGGTGGCGGCGCGCTGGAGACCTTCCGCCAGCCCGCGGCGGTAGCGGCCGATACCAGCGGCAGCCCGTTTGATTTCAGCGCCGGGCCAAATGGCTCGCCGCTGGCGAGTGGCTGGATCAAGCCCAGCACCGGCGCCTTCATTCCCTACAACCTGGGCCGGCGCGGCTTCTCTGAATACATCCACACCCAGCGGCAGCAGATCGTGACCTCGGGCGAGCGACAGACCGGCCCGGGCAAGCTGCGGCTGGCCTTTGGCGCGGCCGAGCACCGGCAAGACAGCTTCTACGAGTTTGCCGACTACAAGGCGCGCCAGTCGCAGTACTACGCCGAGGCCAGCTACCAAATGCCGGTCGATGCCTGGCTGCTGACGGCAGGCAGCAACTACCGCTACGAGGACCTGCGCAGCAGCGGCGCCACCGCCAACGGCATTGCGGTGAACGGCATCGACAACTACACCTACCGGGTGCCGGGCCTGTTCCTGCAGGCCTACCGCACGCTGTGGGACGACAAGCTGGAGCTGAACGGCTCGCTGCGCCATGACCGCCACAACGTCTATGGCGGCATCACGTCGCCGCGCATCAACGCGCTGTACCACCACACCGAGCTGCTCTCCAGCCGGCTGTCCTTGGGCAAGGGCTTTCGTGCGCCCACCAGCTTCTTCGAGCAGGACCACGGCATTCTCGATACGGTGCGCATAGAGCGGCGCATCACCAAGCCCGAGGTGTCGCACAACCTGGCCTATGCGCTCAGCTACGCCGACGAGCGCCTGGCCGTCACCAGCTCGTACAACTACAACCGCATCAAGAACTTCGCGCTGCTGGACGCTAGCCAGGTCGATGCCAATGGCAACCCGATCACGGTCTTTACCAGCACCAGCCAGCCGGTGACGGTGCAGGGCGTGGACATCAATTCGTCCTACCTGATCACGCCGGCGCTGGCCTTGTCGGTGGGCGGCGAGCTGTACCGCTACAGCTTCCCGGCCGGCACGCTGATCTTCGCGCGGCCCAAGGCGCGCGCCTTTGTCAGCGTGGACTACGACCGCGGCCCGTGGGAACTGACGGCGCGCCTG
It encodes:
- a CDS encoding TonB-dependent receptor; translation: MQDEAGVAARQDGGTIKKHSPWWRPWLQSLAVPPLALAAPLLQAQPQPEVDETRSLRAVTVESRSNQAGMRQGALRDEIVRTESISARAIERSGATNINEAVDKNPGISVQVECSICNVRNVLLNNLPGRYTTLLIDGIPIYSSVSSAYGLDSVSVYGLERIDVARGAGASLIAPEALAGTVNIVTKRPTLPEAQLRTQAGSYGSRQGDVYLAKPLDGGAFTASLHYNRHDAVDGNGDGISEYTGYDRRIAGLGWFVDDAGGFKLRGRLDLVDEKRGGGALETFRQPAAVAADTSGSPFDFSAGPNGSPLASGWIKPSTGAFIPYNLGRRGFSEYIHTQRQQIVTSGERQTGPGKLRLAFGAAEHRQDSFYEFADYKARQSQYYAEASYQMPVDAWLLTAGSNYRYEDLRSSGATANGIAVNGIDNYTYRVPGLFLQAYRTLWDDKLELNGSLRHDRHNVYGGITSPRINALYHHTELLSSRLSLGKGFRAPTSFFEQDHGILDTVRIERRITKPEVSHNLAYALSYADERLAVTSSYNYNRIKNFALLDASQVDANGNPITVFTSTSQPVTVQGVDINSSYLITPALALSVGGELYRYSFPAGTLIFARPKARAFVSVDYDRGPWELTARLSITGPMDLNKFHDDGSGSQNRFNFDGTPKRSKSPTFATVDARLQYAVNRNLSVFGGVDNLFDYQQTDKESPLWVDAQGGYDVTHVWGPSRGRYIYAGAKLSF